The Blattabacterium cuenoti sequence TATGAACCCTTGGCAATTTTTAGGAGGAATTATTATTGGAAGTTTCATTGGGTTTATTTATTTCACTACTTCTTCTATAATAGATTGTATATTATTACATGTTTTTAACAATGCTTTTGCCATATTTACTATGTTTTTTTTCATGAAAAATGAAGAATTTATTTCAAAACAAATAAATTTTAATTTATGGTTAATTTTGATAATTAGTTTTACCATAATTATGGGTTGCGTTTTTCTTTTTAAAAAAAGAAGAAAAGAATGAAACAAATTGTTTTTGTTACAAGAAATTTTTTTAAAGAAAGAGAAATAAAATATTTTCTTTATGCTAATGATAATCAATTGAATATTTTATCCTTAAAAGATATTCTATTTCCATACTCCATTAAAGAGAACGGAAATTCTTTTCAAGAAAATGCTTTAATTAAAGCAGAATTTTTTTTTCAAAAAACACATATTCCTTGTTTTTCTGAAGATTCTGGATTGAGAATAGAATGTTTAAATGGAGCTCCAGGTATCTATTCCTCTAGATATCTTCAAAAAGAAGATAGTCTAGAAAAATTACTTCTTAATATAAAAAAAACTTCATCTAGAAAAGCAGAACTTTTTTGTGTTTTTTGTTTAAAAACAAATAAAGAAAAAAATTATTTTTTTGAAGGAAAATTAACCGGACACATCTCGGAAAAAATCATGGGAAAAAAAGGTTTTGGATATGATCCTATATTTATTCCAGACAAACATAAAAATACTTTATCTCAAATAAATATTCTTCAAAAAAACAAGATCAGTCATAGAATAAAAGCTTTTAAAAAACTCATGAAATTCATGAATCATCATCTATAATGGATAAAACTTCATTAACAATTTTGGGATGTCATTCCTCAATTCCAACGGAAAAATTTTATCCTACAGCTCAAATATTAGAGATGAAAGGTGCTTTTTTTCTTATTGATTGTGGAGAAGGGACACAAGTTCAATTAAGAAAAGCGAAAATAAAATTTAATAAAATAGTACATATATTCATATCTCATTTACATGGAGATCATTTTTTTGGATTAATTGGATTGCTTTCTACTTTTCATTTACTAGGAAGAGAAAAATCAGTACACATTTACGCCCCAAAAGGATTAAAAGAAATTATAGATGTTCATTTTAAATGGTCATATACACGATTAAAATTCTGTATTGATCATATTGAATTATCTTCCAAAAAATTGGAAAAAATTATGGAAAACGAAAAAGTAGAAGTTTATACCATTCCATTAAAACATAGAATTTACGCCAATGGTTTTCTTTTCAAGGAAAAACCTTGTAATAGAAAATTGAATATGGAGGAAATAAAAAAGATTCCTTATATCAAAATAGAAGACTATAAGAGTTTACAACTTGGAAAAGATTTTAGAACAAAAGAAGGGAGAATCATTCCGAACGATCAACTCACATTTGATCCCCCAAAAATATTATCTTATGCTTTTTGTTCAGATACTTCCTATTATTTGCCTATTATTGAACAAATAAAATATGTAGATTTATTATATCATGAGTCTACTTTTTTGAAAAAAGAAGAAAATAGAGCGATTAAGACAGGACACTCTACCGCAAACCAAGCTGCTTGTATAGCTAAAAAGGCTCAAGTAAAAAAATTATTATTGGGACATTATTCGAATAGATTTCCTAATATAAAAGCATTTGAAGAAGAAGCAAAAGAAATATTTGATAATGTAGAAGCTTCGGAACCATTAAAAACATACTACCTAGATGAATAATTCATTTCAATTTTTTTAGAAGAAATGAAAGAGATAAAAAAACCCACTGTTAAAATAATACATGTCATCATTCCAAAATCCTCTATGGTGAATTTCATAGGAAATGGAATTTTTCCTCCAATTTTCAATAAATGATATTTATCTTGTAATAGAGATAGGATATAAGTTGTTAATATTCCAATTCCCCATCCAAATACACTGATAATAACTCCTATATGAAAGAATATTCTTCTTATTCTATACAAAGAATAACCAAAACTCCATAAGAGAAAAATATTTTCTCTCTTATCTAACTGTAAAATAAAAATAGCACCAATTAAGTTAAATGCCGTCATTATAGTTATTAAACTAAATAAAAAATAAATAAATATTTTTTCTGTATTAATTACCTTGTAAAAAGCTCTTTTTTCTTCTGTACGTGTTTTTATCCTAAATTTTGGACCAAATTTTTTTTTTAAAATATTTTTTATCTTGTCTATATTTTCCTCTTGATGAATTTTTATCTCAAGAGAATGAAAAACATTTTTATTAATCAAATTTTGAATATCAAGAATATCACAAAATAAATATTTTTGATCTATTTCTTGGTTAAAATGAAAAAGACCTTTTATTCTAACTTTTTTTTGCATTAAAAATGGAACAAAATCTTTTTTATTTTTATAGGAAAAAAAACTAATACTCATAGAGTCTGTTTCTATTTCATCCATAAATAAAAATGGAAAAATCGATGAGATCCCTACATATAGATCCAATTTATTATGGGATAAATTTTTATCATTTTTGATAGTTATTTTTTTAAATTTATTCATCACTTCTTCATATTTTGAATCTACTCCTTTTAAGTGGAAAAAATATTTTTCATTTTTATAATGAAAAAAAACTTTTTTTTCCATTGTTTTAGAAAAACACATAATTCCTTTTATTGATCTCATTTTTTCATTGAAAATATTTTCATGAAAGAAGATATCTTTTCCATTAAAAGAAGAAATAATAATATCAGGATAATTATTTTGATAGAACTTAATATTTAAGTCTTCTAATCCTGAGAAAACAGATAAAATAGTAGATAAAGAAAATGTCGATATACTGAGTGATATAGTAGACAAAAAAATTATGATGTTAACAATGTTAGTTTTTTTTTTGGAAAAAAAATAGCGTATAGTTATGTAAAAAGAAGTCCTCAAAAAAAATGATTCAATTTCGAAAATTGACTACACGAAAATCCAATTCTGGAATTTTTTTTACACGATATCTAAGTTTTTTGGAAAGTAATTTTCTATAAAATCCAGATTTGGAACGAATATTTTCCAAAATTTCTTGATCTAAAAAAGGATACATAGATATATAACTCTTTATTAAACTCAGATCAGGAGTCATACGAATCTTGATTAGAGTAATCAGAAAACCTTTTTTTGTTTTATCTTTCATCAAGATTTCTGCTATTTCCATGTAAAATATTGAAGATAATCTTTGATTTCTAATAGAATTCATTTCTATCATGTTTTTCTTAATTTAACAAAAAATGAAGAATAAAACTTTTTCATCATAAAATTTGTAATCTGAAAAATATTGTTGTAACATTGTATTTATTTTTAGGTCCCATAGCTCAGTTGGTTAGAGCACCTGACTCATAATCAGGGCGTCGCTGGTTCAAATCCAGCTGGGACCATTTCTGTTTTTGTGACCGGGGAGGGATTCGAACCCACAACTTACAGTTTAGGAAACTGTTGCTCTATCCTATTGAACTACCCAGTCCATTTCATTTTTTTGATGAAATAACAGATACAATGGATTTATTTTTAGTTCTTTTTTTAAAAAAAACAAAACCTGTTTTCAGGGCATATAAAGTGTGATCTTTTCCCATTCCGACATTAATTCCAGGATGATGTTTTGTTCCACGCTGACGAACAATAATACTTCCACATTTAACATGTTGATTTCCAAATATTTTTATTCCTAATCTCCTTCCTTCTGAATCTCGTCCATTTCTAGAACTTCCTGAACCTTTTTTATGAGCCATTTTTAATAGATTTTTTTTCTAAAAAGGAAATTACTTTAATTTTTGTAAAAAATGGTCTAAATCCATTTTTGACCTTATATCCTTTTCTTCTCTTTTTTTTGAATATAATTATTTTATCTCCTTTTAAATGTTGTAAAATTTCTACTTCCACCTTCACATTTTCTAATAAAGGAGTTCCTATTTTAAGAAAACCATTTTTATAAAAAAAAATAACTCGATCCAACAACATTTTTTCTCCTAAACTCATAGAAGAAAAACGAGGAACATAAACGTATTTATTTTCAATAAGTTTAAATTGTTTTCCTTGAAAATCTACAATTGCGTATATCATAATAATACAATTTTTACTTTAGTAAAAACTTTCTCGCTTTCAAAAGCCCTTCCAATAAATAATCTATTTCTTTAAAAGTGTTATAAATAGAAAAACTAACACGAACCATTCCTGCAACATTGAAGAAATTCATCAAAGGCTGAGCACATAAATGTCCCGTACGAACGGCAATCCCTAGACGATCCAGGATACTTCCTATATCAAAACAATGCAATTTACTCAAATTAAAAGATATAATACTCAATCTTTTTTTATAATCTACTCCTCCATATAATTGGATCCCATCAATAGTACTTAAACGCTGTATAGCATAAATTAAAAGTTTTTCTTTATAAGATTGTATATTTTCCACACCTATTTTTTCTACAAAATCTATAGCAGATCCCCAAACAATAATTCCTTCTATATTTGGTGTTCCAGCTTCAAACTTAAATGGTAAATCGGAATAAGTGGTTTTTTCAAAACTTACATTCTTAATCATTTCACCACCTGCTTGATAAGGAGAAATACTATCTAATATTTTCTCCTTTCCATATAAAACTCCAATTCCAGTAGGTCCATACATTTTATGCGCAGAAAATACATAAAAATCGGTATTTAAATCTTGTACATTTAAACTTAAATTAGAAGGAACTTGAGCACCATCAATCAAAACTAACGCCCCATATTCATGAGATTTATCAATAATGTTTTTAACTGGATTCACAATTCCCAAAACATTAGATACATGTGTTATTGCTACTAGTTTAGTTTTTTCTGAAATTAATAATTCGAAATCTTCCAATTGCAAAACACCATTTTGATCAATGGGAATAATTTTTAATAAAGCACCTTTTTTTTTACAAATAATTTGCCATGGAACAATATTGGAATGATGTTCAAGATAAGAAATAATTATTTCATCTCCTTTTCTAATATTAATACTGGATGCTACTAAATTAATAGATTCAGTAGTCCCTTTTGTAAAAATAATTTCTGAAGAATGTTTCGCATGAATAAAATTTTGAATTTTTTTTCTTACATTTTCTACATGATAGGTAGCTTTTTGACTTAAAAAATGTAGACCTCTATGAACGTTAGAATTTATCGTAGAATAATAATTTTCACAAGCATGAATCACTTGCAAAGGCTTTTGAGTCGTTGCTGCATTGTCTATATAAACTAAAGGATTGGAATAAACTGTTTTTTTTAAAATTGGAAATTGATTTCGTATTTCTTGAATTATTTTTTGTGAAAACATAAT is a genomic window containing:
- the rdgB gene encoding RdgB/HAM1 family non-canonical purine NTP pyrophosphatase, which encodes MKQIVFVTRNFFKEREIKYFLYANDNQLNILSLKDILFPYSIKENGNSFQENALIKAEFFFQKTHIPCFSEDSGLRIECLNGAPGIYSSRYLQKEDSLEKLLLNIKKTSSRKAELFCVFCLKTNKEKNYFFEGKLTGHISEKIMGKKGFGYDPIFIPDKHKNTLSQINILQKNKISHRIKAFKKLMKFMNHHL
- a CDS encoding aminotransferase class V-fold PLP-dependent enzyme, whose product is MFSQKIIQEIRNQFPILKKTVYSNPLVYIDNAATTQKPLQVIHACENYYSTINSNVHRGLHFLSQKATYHVENVRKKIQNFIHAKHSSEIIFTKGTTESINLVASSINIRKGDEIIISYLEHHSNIVPWQIICKKKGALLKIIPIDQNGVLQLEDFELLISEKTKLVAITHVSNVLGIVNPVKNIIDKSHEYGALVLIDGAQVPSNLSLNVQDLNTDFYVFSAHKMYGPTGIGVLYGKEKILDSISPYQAGGEMIKNVSFEKTTYSDLPFKFEAGTPNIEGIIVWGSAIDFVEKIGVENIQSYKEKLLIYAIQRLSTIDGIQLYGGVDYKKRLSIISFNLSKLHCFDIGSILDRLGIAVRTGHLCAQPLMNFFNVAGMVRVSFSIYNTFKEIDYLLEGLLKARKFLLK
- the rplU gene encoding 50S ribosomal protein L21; translation: MIYAIVDFQGKQFKLIENKYVYVPRFSSMSLGEKMLLDRVIFFYKNGFLKIGTPLLENVKVEVEILQHLKGDKIIIFKKKRRKGYKVKNGFRPFFTKIKVISFLEKKSIKNGS
- a CDS encoding ribonuclease Z → MDKTSLTILGCHSSIPTEKFYPTAQILEMKGAFFLIDCGEGTQVQLRKAKIKFNKIVHIFISHLHGDHFFGLIGLLSTFHLLGREKSVHIYAPKGLKEIIDVHFKWSYTRLKFCIDHIELSSKKLEKIMENEKVEVYTIPLKHRIYANGFLFKEKPCNRKLNMEEIKKIPYIKIEDYKSLQLGKDFRTKEGRIIPNDQLTFDPPKILSYAFCSDTSYYLPIIEQIKYVDLLYHESTFLKKEENRAIKTGHSTANQAACIAKKAQVKKLLLGHYSNRFPNIKAFEEEAKEIFDNVEASEPLKTYYLDE
- a CDS encoding ribosome-binding factor A, with amino-acid sequence MNSIRNQRLSSIFYMEIAEILMKDKTKKGFLITLIKIRMTPDLSLIKSYISMYPFLDQEILENIRSKSGFYRKLLSKKLRYRVKKIPELDFRVVNFRN
- the rpmA gene encoding 50S ribosomal protein L27: MAHKKGSGSSRNGRDSEGRRLGIKIFGNQHVKCGSIIVRQRGTKHHPGINVGMGKDHTLYALKTGFVFFKKRTKNKSIVSVISSKK
- a CDS encoding ABC transporter permease, whose amino-acid sequence is MSTISLSISTFSLSTILSVFSGLEDLNIKFYQNNYPDIIISSFNGKDIFFHENIFNEKMRSIKGIMCFSKTMEKKVFFHYKNEKYFFHLKGVDSKYEEVMNKFKKITIKNDKNLSHNKLDLYVGISSIFPFLFMDEIETDSMSISFFSYKNKKDFVPFLMQKKVRIKGLFHFNQEIDQKYLFCDILDIQNLINKNVFHSLEIKIHQEENIDKIKNILKKKFGPKFRIKTRTEEKRAFYKVINTEKIFIYFLFSLITIMTAFNLIGAIFILQLDKRENIFLLWSFGYSLYRIRRIFFHIGVIISVFGWGIGILTTYILSLLQDKYHLLKIGGKIPFPMKFTIEDFGMMTCIILTVGFFISFISSKKIEMNYSSR